One genomic segment of Chromatiaceae bacterium includes these proteins:
- a CDS encoding NAD(+) kinase, with protein MNLAATQFRRIAVIAKPNAADQLKSTLHELQDLLRARGLQLLPDRLSAEVLGLGEGSSVVELARQSDLAVVVGGDGTLLDAARQMADEEVPLLGVNLGRLGFLADVNPRDLRGILNAVLDGHCDEDRRFLLNAQIGDGPSVLAFNDVVLHKWNIARMIEFETWIDGRFVYTQRSDGLIVSTPTGSTAYALSGGGPLLTPGLDAIALVPICPHTLSNRPIVVHADNRIEISVCGHTDPQDVRITCDGAVSLTIEADEKLRIHRHPVPVRLLHPVGYDHFDVLRAKLGWGGMPQN; from the coding sequence GTGAATCTAGCGGCGACACAGTTTCGGCGAATCGCAGTCATCGCCAAACCGAACGCCGCCGACCAGCTGAAATCGACGCTGCACGAACTGCAGGACCTGTTGCGCGCACGCGGCCTGCAGCTGCTGCCGGATCGCCTGAGCGCCGAGGTGCTCGGTCTCGGCGAGGGATCCTCGGTCGTCGAACTGGCGCGGCAGAGCGACCTGGCGGTGGTGGTCGGCGGTGACGGCACCCTGCTCGATGCGGCGCGCCAGATGGCCGACGAGGAAGTGCCGCTGCTCGGCGTCAACCTCGGACGGCTCGGCTTCCTGGCGGACGTCAATCCACGCGATCTGCGCGGCATTCTCAATGCGGTCCTGGACGGCCATTGCGACGAAGACCGACGGTTCCTGCTCAACGCGCAGATCGGCGACGGCCCGTCGGTGCTCGCGTTCAACGACGTCGTGCTGCACAAGTGGAATATCGCGCGCATGATCGAGTTCGAGACCTGGATCGACGGGCGTTTCGTGTACACGCAGCGATCCGACGGACTGATCGTCTCGACCCCGACCGGCTCGACCGCCTACGCGCTGTCCGGTGGCGGCCCACTGCTGACGCCGGGTCTCGACGCGATCGCGCTGGTGCCGATCTGTCCTCATACCCTGAGCAACCGGCCGATCGTGGTGCACGCCGACAACCGGATCGAGATCTCGGTCTGCGGGCACACCGATCCGCAGGACGTCCGGATCACCTGCGACGGCGCCGTGAGCCTGACCATCGAGGCCGACGAGAAGCTCAGGATTCACCGCCACCCGGTCCCGGTGCGGTTGCTGCACCCGGTCGGTTACGACCACTTCGACGTGTTGCGCGCCAAACTCGGCTGGGGCGGCATGCCGCAGAACTGA
- the hrcA gene encoding heat-inducible transcriptional repressor HrcA yields the protein MSDRAQHFLKVLIERYIRDGQPVGSRTLAKDAGLDLSPATIRNVMADLEDLGLVASPHTSAGRVPTVSGYRLFVDSLLSLKPLDKSMLRQVQQLLDTRGGAPTGLVDSASRLLSNLTHLAGVVTVPKHNQIKIRQIEFVQLSDVRVLTVIVTASGEVYNRIIETSRVFSRSELEQLSNYVTSHYAGNDLGAIRRLVLREMQETKRNLDALMVQALEVASAAFGVNDPEAEDSGDFVVAGQTNLMDFDELAQMDSLRSLFDAFTEKQELLHLLDRSLEADGVQIFIGEESGYSTLKDCSVITAPYEIDSDVVGVLGVIGPTRIAYDRVIPIVDITAKLLGSALASR from the coding sequence ATAAGCGACCGTGCGCAGCACTTTCTCAAGGTGCTGATCGAACGCTATATCCGCGACGGGCAGCCGGTCGGGTCGCGTACGCTGGCCAAGGACGCCGGCCTGGATCTCAGTCCGGCGACGATTCGCAACGTGATGGCCGACCTCGAAGACCTCGGCCTGGTCGCGTCGCCGCACACCTCGGCGGGGCGGGTGCCGACGGTGTCCGGGTATCGTCTGTTCGTCGATTCGCTGTTGTCGCTCAAACCGCTCGACAAGTCGATGCTGCGCCAGGTGCAGCAGTTGCTGGACACGCGCGGGGGCGCACCCACGGGTCTGGTGGATTCCGCCTCGCGGCTGCTGTCCAACCTGACCCATCTGGCCGGCGTGGTCACGGTGCCGAAACACAACCAGATCAAGATTCGCCAGATCGAGTTCGTGCAGCTGTCCGACGTGCGGGTGCTGACGGTGATCGTCACCGCCTCGGGCGAGGTGTACAACCGGATCATCGAGACGTCGCGGGTGTTCAGCCGCAGTGAACTCGAACAGCTGAGCAACTATGTCACCAGCCACTACGCGGGCAATGACCTGGGTGCCATCCGGCGCCTGGTGCTGCGGGAGATGCAGGAGACCAAGCGAAATCTCGATGCGCTGATGGTGCAGGCCCTCGAGGTCGCCAGCGCGGCGTTCGGGGTCAACGATCCCGAAGCCGAGGACTCGGGCGATTTCGTGGTCGCCGGGCAGACCAACCTGATGGACTTCGACGAACTCGCGCAGATGGACAGCCTGCGGTCGCTGTTCGATGCGTTCACCGAGAAGCAGGAGCTGCTGCACCTGCTCGACCGCAGCCTCGAGGCGGACGGGGTCCAGATATTCATCGGCGAGGAGTCGGGCTACAGCACGCTCAAGGACTGTTCGGTGATCACCGCCCCGTACGAGATCGATTCCGATGTGGTCGGCGTGCTCGGCGTCATCGGTCCGACACGCATCGCGTACGATCGGGTGATTCCGATCGTCGACATCACCGCCAAGCTGCTCGGCAGCGCGCTCGCCTCGCGC